One window of Gloeothece citriformis PCC 7424 genomic DNA carries:
- a CDS encoding DpnII family type II restriction endonuclease: MVEKTQKEKLNTVIEKNTFYFYNKEFEQEYESYLNCLNQTLLLLKNEIDNSNNKLSKELINTFLLREYGLDSILALTGISDESLKRLITLIRATNDETLTRVSLKTKWSSESVENINEWNIEKIKSLVIKNKDFREGLVNLFFEGATIPFLVKTIAPFNLKKLSISKLKFEVESIIDTLTRYKVKGSYYGKKQNNAETVIAEVISDLNLSYETGKLKDIVREHKSINRTMDFIIPNKKNPKIIIESSYLVTTSSGQGDKAKTEIGVSSIIKSSYPTAKFISFVDGMGWYVRKQDLARMVEAYEDVFTLHEDELTRFREFLSVCL, translated from the coding sequence ATGGTAGAAAAAACACAAAAAGAAAAATTGAATACAGTTATAGAAAAAAATACATTTTACTTTTATAATAAAGAATTTGAGCAAGAATATGAAAGTTACTTAAATTGCCTCAATCAAACCCTATTACTTTTAAAAAATGAAATAGATAATAGTAATAATAAGCTTAGTAAAGAATTAATAAATACTTTTCTGCTTCGAGAGTATGGTTTAGATTCTATTCTTGCATTAACAGGGATTTCAGATGAATCATTAAAGCGATTAATTACTCTTATTAGAGCAACTAATGATGAAACTCTTACAAGAGTTTCCTTAAAAACTAAATGGAGTTCAGAATCTGTAGAAAATATTAATGAATGGAACATAGAGAAAATTAAATCTTTAGTTATAAAAAATAAAGATTTTAGAGAAGGTCTTGTTAATCTTTTTTTTGAAGGAGCAACAATACCATTTTTAGTTAAAACTATAGCTCCATTTAATTTAAAAAAATTATCTATTTCAAAATTAAAATTTGAAGTTGAATCAATTATAGATACCTTAACTAGGTATAAAGTTAAAGGATCATATTATGGGAAAAAACAAAATAATGCTGAAACAGTTATTGCCGAAGTTATTTCTGATTTAAATCTTAGTTATGAAACAGGGAAGTTAAAAGATATAGTTCGGGAACATAAATCTATCAATAGAACAATGGATTTTATTATTCCTAACAAAAAAAATCCAAAAATTATTATTGAATCTTCATATTTAGTAACAACTTCATCAGGACAAGGTGATAAAGCAAAAACAGAAATTGGAGTTTCATCTATAATAAAAAGCTCTTATCCAACAGCTAAATTTATTAGTTTTGTAGATGGAATGGGATGGTATGTAAGAAAACAAGATTTAGCACGTATGGTTGAAGCTTATGAAGATGTTTTTACACTTCATGAAGATGAATTAACAAGATTTCGAGAATTTTTAAGTGTTTGTTTGTAA
- the hemF gene encoding oxygen-dependent coproporphyrinogen oxidase, with the protein MTVVTTNLTPSTQNLLPPADAKARVSQFMKALQDEICQGLEELDGVAQFREDSWEREEGGGGRSRVMREGAIFEQGGVNFSEVWGKQLPPSILKQRPEAEGHQFYATGTSMVLHPRSPYIPTVHLNYRYFEAGPVWWFGGGADLTPYYPYAEDASHFHRTFKAACDKHHPEYYPVFKRWCDEYFYLKHRGEMRGVGGIFFDYQDGLDPLYRGPDADKPAAIYSNQLSPKNPRTWEELFAFVSDCGRAFLPAYVPIAQKRKDTEYGDRERQFQLYRRGRYVEFNLVYDRGTIFGLQTNGRTESILMSLPPLVRWEYCYTPQPNTHESELYERFLVPQDWASWQAE; encoded by the coding sequence ATGACCGTTGTGACAACAAATTTAACCCCCTCTACACAAAATTTATTGCCTCCGGCAGATGCCAAAGCACGAGTAAGTCAGTTCATGAAAGCCTTGCAGGATGAAATATGTCAAGGATTAGAAGAACTTGATGGAGTTGCCCAATTTCGAGAGGATAGTTGGGAAAGAGAAGAAGGAGGGGGTGGACGTTCTCGTGTCATGCGAGAGGGCGCAATTTTTGAACAAGGTGGGGTCAATTTTTCTGAGGTTTGGGGAAAACAGTTACCTCCCTCGATTTTAAAACAGCGCCCAGAAGCGGAGGGTCACCAATTTTATGCCACCGGCACCTCAATGGTATTACATCCCCGTAGCCCTTATATCCCTACAGTTCACCTCAATTATCGTTATTTTGAAGCCGGGCCCGTTTGGTGGTTTGGCGGTGGGGCAGATTTAACCCCCTATTATCCCTACGCGGAAGATGCGTCTCATTTTCATCGGACTTTTAAAGCGGCTTGTGATAAGCATCATCCTGAATATTATCCCGTGTTTAAACGCTGGTGTGATGAATATTTTTATCTAAAACATCGGGGAGAAATGCGCGGAGTAGGAGGGATCTTTTTTGACTATCAAGATGGGTTAGATCCCCTTTATCGTGGCCCTGATGCTGATAAACCGGCGGCCATTTATAGTAACCAATTATCCCCCAAAAACCCTCGCACTTGGGAAGAGTTATTTGCTTTTGTAAGTGACTGTGGAAGGGCTTTTTTACCGGCTTATGTTCCTATTGCCCAAAAACGGAAAGATACTGAATATGGCGATCGAGAAAGACAGTTTCAATTATATCGTCGGGGTCGCTATGTAGAATTTAATTTAGTGTATGACCGAGGCACTATTTTTGGATTACAAACCAATGGCCGTACTGAATCTATTTTAATGTCTTTACCGCCGTTAGTTCGTTGGGAATATTGTTATACCCCCCAACCCAATACCCACGAATCCGAATTATATGAACGGTTTTTAGTTCCTCAAGATTGGGCAAGTTGGCAAGCAGAATAA
- a CDS encoding Mrp/NBP35 family ATP-binding protein, with translation MLDPQTVLEVLRPVQDPELQKSLVDLNMIRNVKIDAGTVSFTLVLTTPACPLREFIVEDCQKAVKQLPGVEKVDVDVTAETPTQKSLPNKQSVEGIKNIIAISSGKGGVGKSTIAVNVAVALAQAGAKVGLLDADIYGPNTPTMLGLTQAEIQVKQGTNGEILEPAFNHGVKMVSMGFLIDPDQPVIWRGPMLNGIIRQFLYQVNWGNLDYLVVDMPPGTGDAQLTLAQAVPLAGAVIVTTPQTVSLQDARRGLKMFQQLGVNVLGIVENMSYFLPPDMPDRSYDLFGSGGGEKASSELQVPLLGCVPLEISLRQGGDAGIPIVVGEPESASAKALTAITQQIAAKVSVSALV, from the coding sequence ATGCTAGACCCTCAAACAGTCTTAGAGGTTTTGCGTCCCGTACAAGACCCAGAATTACAGAAGAGTTTAGTCGATCTTAACATGATTCGCAATGTAAAAATTGACGCAGGAACAGTCAGCTTTACCCTAGTTTTGACCACTCCTGCTTGTCCTTTACGAGAATTTATTGTTGAAGATTGTCAAAAAGCCGTCAAACAATTACCGGGGGTAGAAAAAGTAGACGTAGACGTGACCGCCGAAACGCCAACTCAAAAATCCTTACCCAATAAACAATCTGTCGAAGGAATTAAAAATATTATCGCCATCTCCAGTGGGAAAGGCGGAGTCGGAAAAAGTACGATCGCCGTTAATGTGGCGGTGGCTTTAGCTCAAGCCGGGGCGAAAGTGGGCTTATTAGATGCGGATATTTATGGCCCTAATACCCCCACCATGTTAGGGTTAACCCAGGCAGAAATTCAAGTCAAACAAGGGACAAACGGAGAAATTTTAGAACCGGCCTTTAATCATGGGGTAAAAATGGTCTCCATGGGATTTTTAATCGATCCGGATCAACCGGTAATTTGGCGCGGGCCGATGCTTAATGGCATTATCCGTCAATTTCTCTATCAGGTGAACTGGGGCAACCTCGATTATTTAGTCGTGGATATGCCTCCCGGCACCGGTGACGCTCAATTAACCTTAGCTCAAGCTGTTCCCCTAGCCGGAGCCGTAATTGTGACCACTCCCCAAACCGTCTCTTTACAAGATGCCCGTCGAGGCTTAAAAATGTTTCAACAATTAGGGGTCAATGTGTTAGGGATTGTGGAGAATATGAGTTATTTTCTCCCTCCAGATATGCCAGACCGTAGTTATGATCTCTTTGGTTCTGGCGGAGGAGAAAAAGCCTCATCAGAATTACAAGTTCCTCTCCTCGGTTGTGTTCCCTTAGAAATTTCCCTACGACAAGGGGGAGATGCCGGAATTCCTATTGTTGTGGGCGAACCGGAATCCGCCTCAGCCAAAGCGTTAACGGCCATTACCCAACAAATTGCGGCCAAAGTTTCTGTCAGTGCTTTAGTATAA
- the rodA gene encoding rod shape-determining protein RodA, whose translation MLQRTFLPRLNWKLWFSTLPQVDWFLFLLVVGISAFGGLMIRSTELHEASIDWWQHWIFGAVGTVIALLLARWRYEFLMQWHWVTYTITNLSLITVIIIGVTANGAQSWINIGGFNVQPSEFAKVGLIISLAALLHQKPATTLPNVFRVLGVTVVPWVLIMLQPDLGTGLVFAAITLGMLYWANINPGWLILMLSPLISMFAYNLLFPAWIVWAMAMGIIAWLTLPLRFLSAIGAILANFAAGKLSGIMWNLLKDYQKDRFTSFLDPEKDPLGAGYQLLQSRIAIGSGELWGRGLFNGTQTQLNFIPEQHTDFIFSSVGEEFGFVGSIAVLLGFWLICWRLLVIALKAKENFGSLLAIGVLSMIAFQVVLNISMTVGLAPITGIPLPWMSYGRSALLTNFIALGLVESVANYRPRKRLY comes from the coding sequence ATGCTACAAAGAACCTTTTTACCGAGACTCAATTGGAAATTGTGGTTTTCTACTCTGCCTCAAGTCGATTGGTTTTTATTTCTGCTTGTGGTGGGGATAAGTGCCTTTGGCGGATTGATGATTCGCAGTACCGAACTCCACGAAGCCTCAATTGATTGGTGGCAACATTGGATTTTTGGAGCAGTAGGAACTGTTATCGCCTTATTATTAGCTCGTTGGCGTTATGAATTTTTGATGCAATGGCATTGGGTAACATACACCATCACGAATTTGTCTCTGATTACCGTGATTATTATTGGGGTAACGGCTAATGGGGCGCAAAGTTGGATTAATATTGGTGGGTTTAACGTTCAACCCTCTGAATTTGCCAAGGTTGGATTAATTATTTCTCTGGCGGCTCTCCTGCACCAAAAACCAGCCACAACTTTACCGAATGTCTTTCGCGTTTTGGGTGTTACTGTCGTTCCTTGGGTCTTAATTATGTTACAACCGGACTTAGGAACGGGATTAGTGTTTGCGGCGATAACCTTGGGAATGCTTTACTGGGCAAATATCAATCCGGGATGGTTAATTTTAATGTTATCCCCTCTGATTTCCATGTTTGCCTACAATTTATTGTTTCCGGCTTGGATTGTTTGGGCGATGGCTATGGGAATCATTGCCTGGTTAACTCTCCCGTTAAGATTTCTGTCCGCCATCGGAGCAATTTTAGCCAACTTTGCCGCCGGCAAACTGAGCGGAATTATGTGGAATCTTTTAAAAGATTATCAAAAAGACCGGTTTACTAGCTTTCTCGACCCGGAAAAAGACCCCCTCGGCGCAGGATATCAGTTGCTTCAGTCTCGTATTGCCATTGGTTCGGGAGAACTTTGGGGAAGGGGATTATTTAATGGCACTCAAACCCAACTCAATTTTATTCCTGAACAACACACAGACTTTATTTTTTCATCCGTTGGAGAAGAATTCGGGTTTGTCGGTTCAATTGCCGTTTTATTAGGGTTTTGGCTCATCTGTTGGCGACTTTTGGTGATTGCCTTGAAAGCTAAAGAAAATTTCGGCTCTTTACTGGCGATCGGTGTTTTATCGATGATTGCTTTTCAGGTGGTGCTTAATATCAGTATGACCGTTGGATTAGCTCCCATTACCGGAATTCCCTTACCTTGGATGAGTTATGGACGTTCTGCATTATTAACTAACTTTATTGCTTTGGGGTTAGTAGAATCGGTGGCTAATTACCGACCAAGAAAAAGATTATATTAA
- a CDS encoding CHAT domain-containing protein — MMSLSVPSISAQEVAPSNNNPQSLLQQGIQAYQNQQFSVAISLWQQAVRGFELVGDSLSRGLVLSNLSLAYQHLGQWQMAQEAINESLQLLPSIETNSVSGVTEIRAKIWNTQGRLFWEEGKLQEALNAWEKATDYYGKADNWPGIIGTKLNQVRVLQALGLTLQAQDILTSIEQNLDSIQDDHLKASGLLQLGLNLRQMGDFIKSREILQQGLSLVKDSETQQNFWLELGNTEQALEQKALVIGRFQEAKKHIKAALDYYEKAANISQNDQQILSLLNQFSLLIDHGNWEKSLKLIPVIEEKLNQLSPSRDSIYAHLNFAHNLACLKQSIDRQDYSCIDFAHREQLLQEKPRENINLNTPSWETIAKIIVTAIEQSQILKDSVVQSLALGQMGELYETTQQWGEAQKLTEQALFILDNIQVPELSYRWEWQLGRLLKKQEKITDAIASYKAAVNSLNAVRGDLITVTSDIQFSFRDRVEPVYRELVDLLLTSKNNQDLSGEDLQEAIEQIDALQIAELENFLRCQLKIESSIEQTLNQVDSKAAFIYPIILQDRLQVIIKLPGKPLISHKVTISEDIVKKTIKDLRIAILRRNAGQVTANGSTLYNWLIEPIKNRIQPDSEVETLVFVLDGELRNIPLGVLYDAKTQQYLIEKNYNLAILPSSQLFKSPERKPQSKTVLSAGISEELEVENRYFSPLNVTEELEQINQVLPSEILLNNQFNSHNVQDNLEQKNYSIVHLATHGNFSSDPQETFILAYNNAGTQGKLLRPHDINNLLYIPNSNSSKQLNLLVLSACQTALGDNRATLGLAGLAVRSGANSTIATLWQVSDESTIKLMKEFYTYLNQPGISKAQALRLARLALLKDKKYQNPYYWSAYILVGDWH; from the coding sequence ATGATGAGTTTATCAGTCCCTAGCATAAGCGCTCAAGAAGTCGCTCCCTCTAATAATAATCCTCAAAGTTTACTACAACAAGGCATACAAGCCTATCAAAATCAACAATTTTCAGTGGCGATCTCTCTTTGGCAACAAGCTGTCAGAGGTTTTGAGCTTGTCGGAGATTCTCTGAGTCGAGGATTAGTTTTGAGTAATCTTTCTTTAGCCTATCAACATTTAGGACAGTGGCAAATGGCACAAGAGGCGATTAATGAAAGTTTACAACTTCTTCCTTCAATAGAGACAAATTCTGTTTCAGGAGTGACAGAAATTCGCGCCAAAATTTGGAATACTCAAGGTCGTTTATTTTGGGAAGAAGGAAAATTACAAGAAGCCTTAAACGCTTGGGAAAAAGCAACTGATTATTATGGAAAGGCTGATAATTGGCCAGGAATCATCGGAACTAAACTCAATCAAGTCAGAGTTTTACAAGCTTTAGGATTAACGCTTCAGGCTCAGGATATTTTAACCTCTATTGAACAAAATTTAGACTCGATTCAAGATGATCATCTTAAGGCTAGTGGATTGCTGCAACTGGGGTTAAATTTAAGGCAAATGGGAGATTTTATTAAATCAAGAGAAATTTTACAACAGGGGTTAAGTTTAGTTAAAGATTCAGAGACTCAACAAAATTTTTGGCTAGAGTTAGGAAATACAGAACAAGCATTAGAACAAAAAGCTCTAGTTATTGGTCGTTTTCAAGAGGCAAAAAAGCATATAAAAGCAGCTTTAGACTATTATGAAAAAGCCGCTAATATCTCCCAAAATGATCAACAAATATTATCTTTGCTCAATCAATTTTCCCTGCTAATTGATCATGGCAATTGGGAAAAGTCTTTAAAACTTATTCCTGTGATTGAAGAAAAACTTAATCAATTATCTCCTTCCCGTGATTCCATTTATGCTCATCTCAATTTTGCCCATAATTTAGCTTGTTTAAAACAGAGTATTGATCGACAAGACTATTCCTGTATTGATTTTGCTCATCGAGAGCAACTCTTACAAGAAAAGCCAAGAGAAAACATTAATTTAAATACTCCTTCTTGGGAAACGATCGCTAAAATTATCGTTACAGCGATTGAACAGTCTCAAATCTTAAAAGATTCAGTTGTTCAATCATTAGCTTTAGGTCAAATGGGAGAATTGTATGAAACCACCCAACAATGGGGAGAGGCTCAAAAATTAACTGAACAAGCATTATTTATATTAGATAATATTCAAGTTCCAGAGTTAAGCTATCGTTGGGAATGGCAACTAGGACGGTTACTTAAAAAACAAGAAAAAATTACCGATGCTATTGCCAGTTATAAAGCGGCGGTTAATTCTCTTAACGCGGTTCGAGGAGATTTAATTACTGTTACTTCAGACATCCAATTTTCTTTTCGAGATCGAGTAGAACCAGTTTATCGTGAATTAGTAGATTTATTGTTAACCTCTAAAAATAATCAAGATTTGTCTGGGGAAGATTTACAAGAAGCTATTGAACAAATTGACGCTTTACAGATAGCTGAATTAGAAAATTTCCTGAGATGTCAATTAAAAATTGAAAGTTCTATTGAACAAACTCTGAATCAAGTTGATTCAAAAGCCGCCTTTATTTATCCTATTATTCTTCAGGATCGTCTTCAAGTTATTATTAAACTCCCTGGAAAACCATTAATTTCCCATAAGGTTACTATCTCTGAAGATATTGTTAAAAAAACCATAAAAGACCTACGGATTGCAATTTTAAGACGAAATGCAGGGCAAGTTACTGCCAATGGCTCAACTTTGTATAACTGGTTAATTGAACCGATCAAAAACAGAATACAACCTGATTCAGAAGTAGAAACCTTAGTATTTGTCTTAGATGGAGAGTTACGAAATATTCCTCTAGGGGTTCTTTATGATGCTAAAACCCAGCAATATTTAATTGAAAAAAATTATAATCTTGCTATTTTGCCAAGTTCTCAACTCTTCAAAAGTCCCGAAAGAAAACCTCAATCCAAAACAGTTTTATCGGCGGGAATTAGTGAAGAATTAGAAGTCGAAAATCGTTATTTTAGTCCTCTTAATGTGACTGAGGAACTTGAACAAATCAATCAAGTCCTTCCCAGTGAAATTCTTTTAAATAATCAATTTAATTCCCATAATGTTCAAGATAATCTTGAGCAAAAAAATTATTCCATTGTACATTTAGCGACTCATGGGAATTTTAGCTCAGATCCTCAAGAAACTTTTATTCTTGCTTATAATAATGCCGGAACTCAAGGGAAATTATTAAGACCTCATGACATCAACAATTTATTATATATTCCTAATTCAAACTCATCTAAGCAACTTAATTTATTGGTATTGAGTGCTTGTCAAACCGCTTTAGGAGATAATCGAGCAACTTTAGGATTAGCCGGATTAGCGGTTAGATCTGGGGCAAATTCTACTATAGCAACCTTGTGGCAAGTGAGCGATGAGTCTACCATTAAACTCATGAAAGAATTTTATACTTATCTAAATCAACCGGGCATCAGCAAAGCTCAAGCACTCCGTTTAGCAAGACTCGCTCTTTTAAAGGATAAAAAATATCAGAATCCTTATTATTGGTCGGCTTATATTTTAGTCGGAGATTGGCATTAA
- a CDS encoding DUF928 domain-containing protein, translated as MMKFLKFVQLLTLVALIEVTLTAIQTKASQTQLPNPPDTGTPTGDPTPATTRPQGTCPKTTKPLTALMANNRNDYTRSDYPSLWFYIPYDNTEITQLEFVLLDEMERRTIYRTGIKLNDRSGIIQITIPSNSKYALQPNKTYRWYLMLDCKNSPNEEPALVVNGWIGRLPDESQSVNSAWYDTINERAKQHFKTPDDEKSNQAWVSLLQNLGYNWLVQEPFANSTKFPLPN; from the coding sequence ATGATGAAATTTCTAAAATTTGTTCAACTTCTAACTTTAGTCGCGCTAATAGAAGTCACCCTAACCGCCATACAAACTAAAGCCAGTCAAACTCAATTACCTAACCCCCCAGATACGGGAACTCCCACCGGCGATCCTACCCCGGCAACAACTCGTCCTCAAGGAACTTGCCCAAAAACCACCAAACCCCTAACCGCTTTGATGGCTAATAATCGAAATGATTATACTCGCTCGGATTATCCCAGTTTATGGTTTTATATTCCTTACGACAATACCGAGATCACTCAGTTAGAATTTGTTTTATTAGATGAGATGGAACGTCGGACTATTTATAGAACAGGAATCAAATTAAATGATCGTTCGGGAATCATTCAAATTACTATTCCTTCTAACTCTAAATATGCCCTGCAACCCAATAAAACTTATCGTTGGTATTTGATGTTAGACTGCAAAAATTCTCCCAATGAAGAACCGGCTTTAGTGGTTAATGGTTGGATTGGTCGACTACCTGATGAGTCACAGTCGGTTAATTCAGCTTGGTATGATACTATTAATGAGCGAGCTAAACAGCACTTTAAGACTCCAGATGATGAAAAGAGTAATCAAGCTTGGGTTAGTTTACTTCAAAACTTAGGATATAACTGGTTAGTTCAAGAACCTTTTGCTAATTCAACAAAGTTTCCTCTGCCTAATTAA
- a CDS encoding CHASE2 domain-containing protein — protein MRANFNSFYPYQPGGSLPPDSPTYVVRSCDQELFNALLAREYCYVLNARQMGKSSLRIQVMGKLKAKGIACAEIELSGIGSQQINANQWYGGIIQELISGFDLVFERRNWLREREDLSPVQRLSNFIETVLLKQISQPIVIFIDEIDSVLSLKFPTDEFFALIRHCYDKRANHPEYKRLSFVLLGVATPSDLITDPNATPFNIGRAIELKGFNLSEIEPLAQGFIGKADNPKAVLTEILYWSGGQPFLTQKLCWLALNFNGFIPRGKEKTSIKALVTQQIIEDWESHDEPEHLRTIRDRLLRNSRSTFNLLKLYQKLLRWGKIPVKDTPSQMELRLSGLVSQQKGKLAIKNPIYQKVFNRHWVSQQIKSLETRKTTLSLGYVGFSSAIVALTIIGVRPLGIFQQLELKTLDNLMVHLPHEKPDQRLLVVGADEKDLSLYGHPIPDNILAQVLTKLEQYHPHVMGLDLVRDQPVPPGTPKLNEHFKHNSNLIGGCAFGGDNPAQSIHSPPQIPSERIGFFDVYSEDSQKNNQDYTVRRYLLSRTSNPNFKSSICQTPYSFGWQLVYRYLNAQGIPVTTEGDNWKFGDLVVLRLKSGSGGYQKLDDRGNQLLLRYRNTPDPEAIAPRLSFRDILNNTSQFDPNLVKNRVILIGVIAASVPDPHDTPYGRIRGLYIHAHLVSQLISAVEDENRPLIWWFPRWGEVLWVIGWSLTGGLLVWWLKKPFYQGVGMSVCVVLLYGCCWYGLCQGGWFPLIPGVFALLGTGVSLISVQIVLELRQKENL, from the coding sequence ATGAGAGCTAATTTTAACTCCTTTTATCCCTATCAACCGGGAGGAAGTTTACCCCCTGATTCTCCCACTTATGTAGTACGTTCCTGCGATCAAGAGCTTTTCAATGCTTTGTTAGCACGAGAGTATTGCTATGTTTTGAATGCTCGACAAATGGGTAAATCGAGTTTAAGAATTCAAGTCATGGGTAAACTTAAAGCCAAGGGGATCGCCTGTGCAGAAATTGAATTATCAGGAATTGGTTCTCAACAAATCAACGCTAATCAATGGTATGGAGGAATTATTCAAGAATTAATTAGTGGTTTTGATTTGGTTTTTGAACGTCGGAACTGGTTACGAGAACGAGAAGATCTTTCTCCTGTCCAGCGATTAAGTAATTTTATCGAAACGGTTTTATTGAAGCAAATTTCTCAACCCATTGTTATATTTATTGATGAAATTGATAGTGTTCTCAGTTTAAAATTTCCTACTGATGAATTTTTTGCTTTAATTCGTCATTGTTATGATAAACGAGCTAATCATCCTGAGTATAAACGTTTATCCTTTGTTTTATTGGGGGTAGCGACTCCTTCAGATTTAATTACCGATCCTAATGCGACTCCTTTTAATATTGGTCGAGCTATTGAATTAAAAGGATTTAATCTCTCGGAAATTGAACCTTTAGCGCAAGGATTTATCGGTAAAGCAGATAATCCCAAAGCTGTCTTAACAGAAATTTTATATTGGAGTGGAGGACAACCTTTTTTAACTCAAAAACTCTGTTGGTTAGCCCTGAATTTTAATGGATTTATTCCTAGGGGAAAGGAAAAAACATCGATTAAAGCATTAGTAACTCAGCAAATAATTGAAGATTGGGAATCTCATGATGAACCGGAACATCTACGCACTATCCGCGATCGACTGCTGCGGAATTCTCGTTCAACTTTCAATCTATTAAAACTCTATCAAAAACTGTTGAGATGGGGCAAAATTCCAGTTAAAGATACCCCCTCTCAAATGGAGTTGCGTCTTTCTGGATTAGTTAGCCAACAAAAGGGAAAATTAGCCATTAAAAATCCGATTTATCAAAAGGTTTTTAATCGACATTGGGTAAGTCAACAAATTAAAAGTCTAGAAACTCGAAAAACAACTCTTTCCTTGGGTTATGTCGGATTTTCCAGTGCTATTGTGGCTCTGACAATTATAGGTGTGCGTCCTCTGGGAATTTTTCAACAATTAGAACTCAAAACCTTAGATAATTTAATGGTTCATCTTCCTCATGAAAAGCCGGATCAACGTTTATTAGTTGTGGGGGCTGATGAAAAAGATTTAAGTTTGTATGGTCATCCTATTCCTGATAATATTTTAGCTCAAGTCTTAACTAAACTGGAGCAATATCACCCTCATGTCATGGGATTAGATTTGGTTCGGGATCAACCCGTTCCTCCGGGTACACCCAAGTTAAATGAGCATTTTAAACATAATAGTAATTTAATTGGTGGCTGTGCTTTTGGAGGAGATAATCCGGCTCAAAGTATTCATTCTCCGCCTCAAATCCCATCAGAACGAATTGGATTTTTTGATGTCTATTCAGAAGACAGTCAGAAAAATAATCAAGATTATACAGTCCGTCGCTATTTATTATCTCGGACTTCTAACCCAAATTTTAAATCTTCTATCTGTCAAACTCCCTATTCTTTTGGATGGCAATTAGTTTATCGTTATTTAAATGCTCAAGGGATTCCCGTGACAACTGAAGGAGATAACTGGAAATTTGGGGATTTAGTAGTATTACGGTTAAAGTCGGGAAGTGGGGGTTATCAAAAATTAGATGATCGGGGAAATCAACTTTTATTACGCTACCGAAATACTCCCGATCCTGAAGCAATAGCGCCTCGTTTATCCTTTAGAGATATATTAAATAACACCTCTCAATTTGACCCCAATTTAGTTAAGAATCGAGTGATTTTGATCGGAGTTATTGCTGCGAGTGTTCCCGATCCTCATGATACTCCCTATGGCAGAATTCGCGGATTATATATTCATGCTCATCTCGTCAGTCAATTAATCAGTGCGGTTGAAGATGAAAATCGACCTCTGATTTGGTGGTTTCCTCGCTGGGGTGAGGTTTTATGGGTGATAGGATGGTCATTAACCGGCGGGTTGTTGGTATGGTGGCTTAAAAAGCCATTTTATCAAGGAGTAGGAATGAGCGTCTGTGTCGTCCTTTTGTACGGTTGTTGTTGGTATGGATTATGTCAAGGCGGTTGGTTTCCTTTAATTCCTGGGGTATTCGCTTTATTAGGGACGGGAGTTAGCTTAATCAGCGTTCAGATTGTTCTTGAGCTACGACAAAAGGAAAACCTTTAA